The following are from one region of the Heterodontus francisci isolate sHetFra1 chromosome 34, sHetFra1.hap1, whole genome shotgun sequence genome:
- the LOC137349248 gene encoding zinc finger protein 229-like, which translates to MEGKSTVHSGEKLYTCCVCGQGFSRSSGLLNHKCSHTGKKPCKYGDCGKGLNYPVELETHPRSHTPESLFTCSESGKGFTQSSSQLTHQRVYNGEKPFKCPDCGNCYKSSTELIIHQRAHTDERPFRCSHCGAGFRQSGNLIVHQRTHTGERPFTCSECGKGFTHPSALLTHQRVHTGERPFTCSVCGKGFTTSSNRLTHQRIHTGERPFTCSKCGKGFTQSSHLLTHQRVHTDERPFKCRNCGSCYKSSAELMTHQRVHTDERPFRCSHCGTGFKRSSDLTEHQRIHTGERPFTCSKCGKGFTQSSHHLTHQRVHTRERQFTCSECGKRFTTSSLLLKHQRVHNRERPFTCSECGKGFTQSSNLLIHQRVHTGARPFTCSECGKGFSQSSSLLTHQRVHTGERPFTCSECGKGFTQSSSLLTHQRVHTGERPFTCSECGKGFTRSSNLLIHQRVHK; encoded by the coding sequence atggaaggaaaaagcactgtTCACAGTGGAGAGAAACTGTACACATGTTGTGTGTGTGGGcaaggtttcagccgatcatctggcctgttgaatcacaagtgcagtcacactgggaagaaaccatgtaaatatggggactgtggaaagggattgaattatccagttgagctggaaactcatccacgCAGTCACACCCCGGAAAGTCTGTTTACCTGCTCTGAgtctgggaaaggattcactcaatcatccagccagctgacacaccagcgagtttacAATGGGGAAAAGCCGTttaaatgtccagactgtgggaattgctataaaagtTCCACTGAACTGATAATCCATCAACGTgctcacactgacgagagaccattcAGGTGTTCTCACTGTGGGGCTGGGTTCAGACAATCAGGCAACCTGATTgtacaccaacgcactcacactggggagaggccattcacatgctctgagtgtggaaagggattcactcatcCATctgccctgctgacacaccagcgagttcacactggggagaggccattcacctgctccgtgtgtgggaaaggattcacgacTTCATCCAATcgtctgacacaccagcgaattcacactggggagaggccattcacctgctccaagtgtgggaagggattcactcagtcatcccacctgctgacacaccagagagttcacactgatgagagaccttttaaatgtcgaaATTGTGGGAGTTGCTATAAAAGTTCTGCCGAACTGATgacccatcaacgtgttcacactgatgagagaccattCAGGTGTTCTCACTGTGGGACTGGGTTCAAGCGATCATCTGATCTCACTgaacaccagcgcattcacactggggagaggccgttcacctgctccaagtgtgggaagggattcactcagtcatcccatcaTCTGactcaccagcgagttcacaccagggagaggcaattcacctgctccgagtgtgggaagcgattcactacttcatccctcCTACTgaagcaccagcgagttcacaacagggagaggccattcacctgctcagagtgtgggaagggattcacgcagtcatccaacctgctgatacaccagcgagttcacactggggcgaggccgttcacctgctcagagtgtgggaagggattctctCAGTCATCCAGCCTTctaacacaccagcgagttcatactggggagaggccgttcacctgctcagagtgtgggaagggatttactcagtcatccagccttctgacacaccagcgagttcacactggggagaggccgttcacctgctcagagtgtgggaagggattcactcggtcatccaatttgctgatacaccagcgagttcacaagtag
- the LOC137348779 gene encoding gastrula zinc finger protein XlCGF71.1-like, with amino-acid sequence MPESEARHDPARTRHIVGTHRGRVGHTGERAFTCSMCWKVFTQLSHLQRHQLVHFDERPFKCSNCEKSFQSKNYLLRHQRVHTEETPFTCIEYKSKEGYVEPVHQVHTGEIPFTCSVCGKGFARLSHFTDHQFVQSDKRPFKCSDCEQSF; translated from the exons atgccggagtcGGAAGCCCGACACGACCCGGCCCGAACTCGACACATTGTCGGGAcccatcggggtcgggtcgg tcacactggggagagggcattcacctgctccatgtgttggaAGGTATTCACTCAGTTATCACACCTACagagacaccaacttgttcacttTGATGAGAGACCTTTCAAATGTTCCAATTGTGAGAAGAGCTTTCAAAGCAAAAAttatctgctgagacaccagcgagttcacactgaggagacgCCATTCAcctgcatagagtacaagagcaaggagggttacgttgaacct GTAcatcaagttcacactggggagataccgttcacctgctccgtgtgtggaaagggatttgCTCGATTATCCCACTTCACTGATCACCAATTTGTTCAGTCtgataagagaccttttaaatgttctgactgtgagcagAGCTTTTAA